One part of the Meiothermus cerbereus DSM 11376 genome encodes these proteins:
- a CDS encoding transposase, translated as RRTLGWTVQVMQRPDANFRGIWWPDEKPIPDDLAEELLKKTRGHRGFVVIPRRWVVERTFAWLSFNRRLNRDYEFLPETSETFIYTAMIRLMVRRLAS; from the coding sequence TCAGGCGAACTTTAGGCTGGACGGTGCAGGTCATGCAGCGACCCGATGCCAACTTTCGCGGTATCTGGTGGCCCGATGAAAAACCCATCCCTGATGACTTAGCCGAGGAGCTACTCAAGAAGACCCGAGGGCATCGTGGCTTTGTGGTCATCCCCAGGAGGTGGGTAGTGGAGCGCACCTTTGCCTGGCTAAGTTTCAATCGTAGGCTCAATCGGGACTACGAGTTCCTGCCCGAAACCTCAGAAACCTTTATCTACACGGCGATGATCCGACTTATGGTCAGAAGATTGGCTTCCTAG
- a CDS encoding glycine--tRNA ligase encodes MPAETMEELVSLCKRRGFIFPGSDIYGGLQGTYDYGPLGVELKNNLKAAWWRANVYERDDMEGLDASILTHRLVLFYSGHEATFSDPLVDNRISKKRYRLDHLLKEQKPGVLEALFQAMGLHDSDNLAALVARLLAEPEKAALAMHTARVIDPADGAPGDWTPPRPFNMMFKTQIGPVADEDSYGYLRPETAQGIFINFKNVLDATSRRLPFGVAQIGKAFRNEITPRNFIFRVREFEQMEIEYFVKPGTDEEWHQRWLEARLAWWEAQGIPREQIRVLDVPKEDLSHYSKRTFDLMYNFPTLGFEEIEGIANRSDYDLGSHTKGQAELKIQARVLENHDSTAKLAVQDPDTKEWFVPFVIEPSAGVDRGVLAVLSEAYTRETLDNGEERIVLKLKPHLAPIKVAVIPLAKNKEEITRYARRLKADLQALGFGRVLYEDTGNIGKAYRRHDEVGTPFCVTVDYDTIGKSQDGSTTLQDTVTVRDRDTMQQERVAVKELPQYLLERLKS; translated from the coding sequence ATGCCTGCCGAAACGATGGAAGAACTGGTGAGCCTGTGCAAGCGCCGGGGGTTTATCTTCCCTGGGTCGGATATCTACGGGGGTCTTCAGGGAACCTACGACTATGGCCCCCTGGGGGTCGAACTCAAGAACAACCTCAAAGCGGCCTGGTGGCGGGCCAACGTCTACGAGCGCGACGATATGGAAGGCCTGGATGCCAGCATCCTGACCCATCGGCTGGTGCTGTTCTACTCCGGCCACGAGGCTACTTTTTCTGACCCTCTGGTGGATAACCGCATCTCCAAGAAACGCTACCGCCTGGATCACCTGCTCAAAGAACAAAAACCAGGCGTACTGGAAGCCCTGTTTCAGGCTATGGGCCTGCACGATAGCGACAACCTGGCGGCCCTGGTCGCGCGGCTGCTGGCCGAGCCCGAGAAGGCCGCCCTGGCCATGCACACCGCCCGGGTGATCGACCCTGCCGATGGTGCGCCGGGTGACTGGACACCCCCGCGGCCTTTCAACATGATGTTCAAGACCCAGATTGGCCCCGTAGCCGACGAAGATTCCTACGGCTACCTGCGCCCCGAAACGGCCCAGGGTATCTTCATTAATTTCAAGAACGTGCTAGACGCCACCAGCCGCCGCCTGCCCTTTGGGGTGGCCCAGATTGGCAAGGCTTTCCGCAACGAGATTACCCCGCGCAACTTCATCTTCCGGGTGCGCGAGTTCGAGCAGATGGAGATCGAGTATTTCGTCAAGCCCGGCACCGATGAAGAGTGGCACCAGCGCTGGCTCGAGGCTCGTCTGGCCTGGTGGGAGGCCCAGGGCATCCCCCGCGAGCAGATTCGGGTGCTGGACGTGCCCAAGGAAGACCTCTCGCACTACTCCAAGCGCACCTTCGACCTGATGTACAACTTTCCCACCCTGGGCTTCGAGGAAATTGAGGGCATTGCCAACCGCTCCGACTACGACCTGGGCAGCCACACCAAGGGCCAGGCCGAGCTAAAGATCCAGGCCCGGGTGCTGGAAAACCACGACTCCACCGCAAAACTGGCGGTGCAGGATCCCGACACCAAAGAGTGGTTCGTGCCCTTCGTAATCGAGCCCTCGGCGGGGGTAGACCGGGGGGTGCTGGCGGTTTTGTCGGAGGCCTATACCAGGGAGACGCTGGACAATGGCGAGGAACGCATTGTGCTGAAGCTAAAGCCGCACCTGGCCCCCATCAAGGTGGCGGTGATTCCGCTGGCCAAAAACAAAGAGGAGATCACCCGCTATGCCCGCCGCCTCAAGGCCGATTTGCAGGCCCTGGGCTTTGGCCGGGTGCTCTACGAGGACACCGGCAACATTGGCAAGGCCTACCGCCGCCACGACGAGGTGGGGACGCCTTTCTGCGTGACGGTAGACTACGACACCATCGGGAAAAGCCAGGACGGCAGCACCACCCTGCAGGACACCGTAACGGTGCGCGACCGCGACACCATGCAGCAGGAGCGGGTGGCGGTGAAGGAACTGCCGCAGTACCTGCTCGAGCGTCTGAAAAGCTAA
- a CDS encoding Uma2 family endonuclease: protein MPRQEPPVKIVHSLEEFLHFEAGSNAKHEYVQGQIFLMAGGTRRHNRIAVRLGSLIENKAQQTSCLVAIADTIVQAGDALYYPDVMVYCQPEEDLRVVKKPCLIVEVLSDRTAEIDRGEKWLNYQTIPSLQMYVLLEQDTIRAEVFRRVEGGWFYERFESGTLKLPCVDLEIALEDIYSRLG, encoded by the coding sequence ATGCCACGGCAGGAGCCCCCGGTAAAAATCGTCCACTCGCTTGAGGAGTTCCTCCACTTTGAGGCTGGTTCGAATGCTAAGCACGAGTACGTCCAGGGCCAAATTTTTTTGATGGCCGGTGGGACTCGCCGCCACAACCGCATCGCGGTTCGGCTGGGTAGCTTGATTGAGAACAAGGCTCAACAAACAAGCTGTCTGGTGGCAATTGCCGATACCATTGTCCAAGCCGGAGATGCCCTGTACTATCCCGACGTCATGGTCTATTGCCAACCCGAAGAGGACCTGCGCGTGGTCAAAAAGCCTTGCCTGATTGTGGAAGTCTTATCGGATCGCACAGCCGAAATAGACCGGGGTGAAAAGTGGCTCAACTACCAGACCATCCCGAGCCTGCAAATGTACGTTTTGCTCGAGCAGGACACCATCCGGGCCGAGGTGTTCCGGCGGGTGGAGGGGGGCTGGTTCTACGAGAGATTCGAGAGCGGTACATTAAAGCTGCCCTGCGTAGACCTGGAGATTGCGCTCGAGGACATCTATTCCCGTCTGGGGTAG
- a CDS encoding ATP-dependent Clp protease ATP-binding subunit produces the protein MNRYDDRARLVFHYAREEGSRLGHSMIGPEHLLLGLMREGGTAARILMEYGASLEAMRRMVEELVGRGEGSRTGEPPAITPRARRVMELAGAEARNMSSQVIGTEHILLGIIREGDGIAYRIMTHYAKDVDTIRWRVLSQAGEQTKEKTVATPFLDEYGRDLTREAREGKLDPVIGRAEEINRVIQILARRTKNNPVLVGDPGVGKTAIVEGLAQAIVEGRVPPVLRGARIVSVDLAGVVAGTKYRGEFEERLRQIIEELKNAKVVAFIDELHTLIGAGGAEGTLDAANILKPPLSRGEIQVIGATTTGEYHRYIEKDAALERRFQPVIVLEPSPEETLEILKGLRPRYEAHHGVVIPDEILGLSVKIGIRSLPGRNFPDKAIDLIDEAASRVRLNDSLGLPVAVDEDGTPLVAREDIESVVDSWGGVYVDDKDDSKLFGLEEELNKRVIGQKEAVEALAAALRRSRVGLGGRTRVAASFLFVGSSGVGKTHLAKALAEVLFGSERALIRFDMSEFQEPHSISKLIGAPPGYVGYEQGGRLTEAVRRQPFSVVLLDEIEKAHPDIYNTFLQVLDEGRLTDGLGRTVDFRRVILIMTSNTGFNVGPAIGFTSREVDTESPLKAIFTPEFLDRLDEVIRFRNLSESELVQVAQIMLEDIAKELESREKVVRFDPSVASWLVGQAPKQGSTRILRNLIREKIEDPLSLELLSRPGRTLFVTLKDGEIAFEEEELSLGLV, from the coding sequence TTGAACAGGTACGACGACCGCGCCAGGTTGGTATTTCACTATGCCAGGGAGGAAGGGAGCCGACTGGGCCATAGCATGATTGGGCCCGAGCACCTGCTACTGGGCCTGATGCGCGAAGGGGGTACAGCCGCGCGCATCCTGATGGAGTATGGGGCCAGCCTCGAGGCCATGCGGCGCATGGTCGAGGAGCTGGTGGGGCGGGGTGAGGGCAGCCGCACCGGCGAGCCGCCCGCCATTACGCCCCGCGCCCGGCGGGTGATGGAGCTGGCCGGGGCCGAGGCCCGCAACATGTCCAGCCAGGTCATCGGCACCGAGCACATCTTGCTGGGCATCATCCGCGAGGGCGATGGTATCGCCTACCGCATCATGACCCACTACGCCAAGGATGTGGACACCATCCGCTGGCGGGTGCTGTCGCAGGCCGGTGAGCAAACCAAAGAGAAAACGGTCGCTACCCCATTCCTGGACGAATACGGCCGCGACCTGACCCGCGAAGCCCGCGAGGGCAAGCTCGATCCCGTTATTGGCCGGGCCGAGGAGATCAACCGGGTCATCCAGATTCTGGCCCGCCGCACCAAGAACAACCCCGTGCTGGTAGGCGACCCCGGCGTGGGCAAGACGGCAATTGTGGAAGGGCTGGCCCAGGCCATTGTGGAAGGCCGGGTGCCGCCGGTGCTGCGGGGGGCCCGCATCGTCTCGGTAGATCTGGCCGGGGTGGTGGCCGGCACCAAGTACCGGGGCGAGTTCGAGGAACGCCTGCGCCAGATTATCGAGGAGCTCAAAAACGCCAAAGTGGTGGCGTTTATTGACGAGCTGCACACCCTGATTGGGGCAGGCGGGGCCGAGGGCACCCTGGACGCCGCCAACATCCTCAAGCCCCCTTTAAGCCGGGGCGAGATTCAGGTCATCGGCGCCACCACCACCGGCGAGTACCACCGCTACATAGAAAAAGACGCCGCCCTCGAGCGCCGCTTCCAGCCGGTGATTGTGCTCGAGCCCAGCCCCGAGGAGACCCTGGAGATCCTGAAGGGCCTGCGCCCCCGCTACGAGGCCCACCACGGGGTGGTCATCCCCGACGAAATCCTGGGTCTGTCGGTCAAGATTGGGATTCGCAGCCTGCCGGGGCGCAACTTCCCCGATAAGGCCATCGACCTAATCGACGAGGCCGCCAGCCGGGTGCGCCTCAACGACTCCCTGGGTCTGCCGGTCGCGGTGGATGAAGACGGCACACCCCTGGTCGCCCGCGAGGACATCGAAAGCGTGGTGGACTCCTGGGGCGGCGTGTACGTAGACGACAAGGACGACAGCAAGCTGTTTGGCCTGGAGGAAGAGCTCAACAAGCGGGTCATCGGCCAGAAAGAAGCCGTCGAGGCCCTGGCTGCAGCCCTCCGGCGCAGCCGGGTGGGGCTGGGTGGGCGCACCCGCGTTGCGGCCAGCTTCCTGTTTGTGGGTTCCTCGGGCGTGGGCAAAACCCACCTGGCCAAGGCCTTAGCCGAGGTGCTCTTCGGCTCGGAGCGGGCGCTCATCCGCTTTGACATGAGCGAGTTCCAGGAGCCCCACTCCATCTCCAAGCTGATTGGGGCCCCGCCGGGCTATGTGGGCTACGAGCAGGGGGGCCGCCTGACCGAGGCGGTACGCCGCCAGCCTTTCAGCGTGGTGCTCCTGGACGAGATCGAGAAAGCCCACCCCGACATCTACAACACCTTCTTGCAGGTGCTCGACGAGGGCCGCCTCACCGATGGCCTGGGCCGCACGGTGGACTTCCGCCGGGTCATCTTGATCATGACCTCCAATACCGGCTTCAACGTGGGGCCAGCTATCGGCTTCACCAGCCGCGAGGTGGACACCGAGAGCCCCCTCAAGGCCATCTTTACACCGGAGTTCCTCGACCGCCTCGACGAGGTGATCCGCTTCCGCAACCTGAGCGAGTCCGAGCTGGTGCAGGTGGCGCAGATTATGCTCGAGGACATCGCCAAAGAGCTCGAGTCCCGCGAAAAAGTGGTTCGCTTCGACCCCTCGGTGGCCTCCTGGCTGGTCGGGCAGGCCCCCAAACAGGGCAGCACCCGCATCCTGCGCAATCTGATCCGCGAGAAAATCGAAGACCCCCTCTCGCTCGAGCTCCTCTCGCGCCCTGGCCGAACCCTCTTCGTCACCCTCAAAGACGGTGAAATCGCCTTCGAGGAAGAAGAGCTGAGCCTGGGCCTGGTATAA
- a CDS encoding SDR family NAD(P)-dependent oxidoreductase: MAKVALITGAAQGIGKRTAQVLAERGYSLVLNDLHGLQQTIASLPAQTEVLQAVADVSDEAQVLQMVTRVLERFGRLDVLVNNAGISLIKPAEATSSAEWKRVMDVNLFGPFLLCREFGKVMLAQGKGSIVNVASVAGLLGIADRVAYNASKHGLIGLTRTLAAEWGGRGVRVNAVCPGWVKTEMDEKDMGSGAYTDADIENRVPMARFARPDDIAQAIAFLADEQQSAFVNGHTLSVDGGWVADGSWESLRLKKR; the protein is encoded by the coding sequence ATGGCGAAAGTTGCTCTGATTACCGGGGCGGCCCAGGGCATTGGCAAGCGGACTGCCCAGGTGCTGGCCGAGCGCGGCTATAGCCTGGTTTTGAACGATCTGCACGGCCTCCAGCAAACCATTGCCAGCCTGCCCGCCCAAACAGAGGTGCTGCAAGCTGTGGCCGACGTGTCCGACGAGGCCCAGGTGCTCCAGATGGTGACCAGGGTCTTGGAGCGCTTTGGGCGGCTGGATGTGCTGGTGAACAACGCCGGGATAAGCCTTATTAAACCTGCCGAGGCCACCTCGAGCGCCGAGTGGAAGCGGGTCATGGATGTGAACCTGTTTGGCCCTTTTTTGCTGTGCCGCGAGTTTGGCAAGGTTATGCTGGCGCAGGGTAAGGGCAGCATTGTGAACGTAGCGAGCGTGGCGGGCCTTCTGGGTATCGCGGATCGGGTCGCCTACAATGCCAGCAAGCACGGCTTGATTGGCCTTACCCGTACCCTGGCGGCGGAATGGGGCGGTAGGGGGGTGCGGGTAAACGCAGTCTGCCCAGGCTGGGTCAAAACCGAGATGGACGAGAAAGACATGGGCAGCGGGGCCTATACCGATGCCGACATCGAAAACCGAGTTCCTATGGCGCGTTTTGCCAGACCCGATGATATTGCCCAGGCCATTGCTTTTCTGGCCGATGAGCAGCAGAGCGCTTTTGTAAACGGCCATACCCTCAGTGTGGATGGGGGCTGGGTGGCCGATGGTAGCTGGGAAAGCCTGCGGCTCAAAAAGCGCTGA
- a CDS encoding dihydrofolate reductase, translating into MAQKIALVVAMDKNRAIGRAGALPWHLPDDLKHFKALTLGKTVLMGRKTFQSIGRPLPKRRNVVLTKDPSFGAEGVEVVHSLDDALLLDEEIMVIGGGEVYALFLPLATHLHLTLVDTAIPDADTFFPEWNPAEWRETHREFHPADERHLFAFSFVDLERIR; encoded by the coding sequence ATGGCCCAGAAGATTGCTCTGGTAGTGGCCATGGACAAGAACCGGGCTATTGGCCGGGCCGGGGCGCTGCCCTGGCACCTGCCGGACGATCTGAAGCATTTCAAGGCCCTCACGCTGGGCAAGACGGTGTTAATGGGCCGCAAAACCTTCCAGAGCATCGGTCGCCCGCTGCCCAAGCGCCGCAATGTGGTGTTGACTAAAGACCCCAGCTTCGGGGCGGAAGGCGTCGAAGTTGTCCACTCTCTCGATGATGCGCTTCTATTGGATGAAGAGATTATGGTGATTGGCGGGGGAGAGGTCTACGCCCTGTTTTTGCCCCTGGCCACCCACCTGCACCTGACCCTGGTGGACACCGCCATCCCCGATGCCGATACTTTTTTCCCAGAGTGGAACCCGGCCGAGTGGCGCGAAACCCATCGGGAGTTCCACCCCGCCGACGAACGCCACCTTTTTGCCTTCAGCTTTGTGGACCTCGAGCGCATTCGGTAA
- a CDS encoding thymidylate synthase: MKQYHELMRHVLEHGVDKSDRTGVGTRSVFGYQMRFDLGRSLSGLAGARAPDQGFPLVTTKKVHWKSVVYELLWFLRGETNIRYLRENGVTIWDEWADPEGELGPIYGKQWRSWEGADGQTIDQLAWVVEEIKRNPDSRRLVVSAWNVADLPKMALAPCHILFQFYVAQGRLSCQLYQRSADIFLGVPFNIASYALLTLMVAQVTGLQPGEFIHTLGDAHLYHNHFEQARLQLSREPRPLPTVRLNPAVRDLFAFTYDDIELVGYHPHPRISAPVAV, translated from the coding sequence ATGAAGCAGTACCACGAACTGATGCGCCATGTGCTCGAGCACGGGGTAGACAAATCCGACCGTACCGGGGTGGGAACCCGCTCGGTTTTTGGCTACCAGATGCGCTTCGACCTGGGACGATCCCTTTCAGGACTCGCTGGCGCTCGTGCACCAGACCAGGGCTTTCCGCTGGTTACTACCAAGAAGGTGCACTGGAAAAGCGTGGTCTACGAGCTTCTGTGGTTCTTGCGGGGCGAGACCAACATCCGCTATCTGCGCGAGAACGGGGTGACCATCTGGGACGAGTGGGCCGACCCAGAAGGCGAGCTGGGGCCCATATACGGCAAGCAGTGGCGAAGCTGGGAAGGCGCAGACGGCCAGACCATAGACCAGTTGGCCTGGGTGGTAGAGGAGATCAAACGCAACCCCGACTCCCGCCGCCTGGTGGTGAGTGCCTGGAACGTGGCCGACCTGCCCAAGATGGCCCTGGCCCCCTGCCACATCCTGTTTCAGTTTTATGTGGCCCAGGGGCGGCTTTCCTGCCAGCTTTACCAGCGCAGCGCCGACATTTTTCTGGGGGTGCCCTTCAACATCGCCTCCTACGCCCTCTTGACCCTGATGGTGGCCCAGGTTACGGGCTTGCAGCCGGGCGAGTTCATTCACACCCTGGGCGACGCCCACCTCTACCACAACCACTTCGAACAGGCCCGCTTGCAGCTTTCCCGCGAGCCCCGGCCTTTGCCCACGGTGCGGCTCAACCCTGCCGTGCGGGATTTATTCGCCTTCACCTACGACGACATCGAGCTTGTGGGCTACCACCCCCACCCGCGCATTTCCGCCCCGGTAGCGGTTTAG
- a CDS encoding FAD-dependent oxidoreductase, with product MRGAQIIIVGAGIAGLCTARMLCESGKEVLVVARTLGEASRVPDALLNPVRGKRGTVAPEAEEALAAIWDFYPSFVPLRQGILRPVPESDRPVWREKLQGRRVPHQWLEEGLYLETAGWLETTPLLHRLAEGLNIVFAEVKRLEENTLWLEDGRRLASKVLVYAGGASGAHLVGLGGRFTAGSVLVTQEHFKQARSYGVYVAGHSLGGSYLPHQDRYWPHQTQSHEIDWLLAEAQKLLGYRPAFTSTWAGVRYRLDRDYLKEIPGGFALTGFGSAAYFYAPLYAQRLLKRLGGKS from the coding sequence GTGAGGGGAGCCCAGATTATCATCGTCGGGGCCGGCATCGCCGGTCTGTGTACCGCCCGGATGCTGTGCGAATCGGGAAAAGAGGTGCTGGTGGTGGCCCGCACGCTGGGCGAGGCCAGCCGGGTGCCGGATGCTCTGTTGAACCCGGTGCGGGGCAAGCGTGGAACGGTCGCGCCCGAGGCGGAGGAGGCCCTGGCCGCCATCTGGGACTTTTATCCGTCCTTTGTACCGCTGCGCCAGGGCATTTTGCGGCCTGTGCCCGAAAGCGATAGGCCGGTCTGGCGGGAAAAGCTACAGGGCCGCCGGGTTCCCCACCAGTGGTTGGAGGAGGGGCTTTACCTGGAAACGGCGGGCTGGCTCGAGACCACCCCCCTGCTGCATCGCCTGGCCGAGGGGCTCAACATCGTTTTTGCCGAGGTTAAGCGGCTTGAAGAAAATACCCTGTGGCTCGAGGATGGGCGCAGGCTAGCCAGCAAGGTGCTGGTCTACGCTGGTGGTGCGAGCGGGGCGCACCTGGTGGGGCTGGGTGGGCGCTTCACGGCGGGCTCGGTGCTCGTGACCCAGGAACACTTCAAGCAGGCCCGCTCGTATGGGGTGTATGTGGCCGGGCACAGCCTGGGGGGCAGCTACCTGCCCCATCAAGACCGGTATTGGCCCCACCAGACCCAGTCCCATGAAATTGACTGGCTGCTCGCCGAGGCGCAAAAGCTGCTGGGCTACCGGCCTGCCTTTACTTCCACCTGGGCGGGGGTGCGCTACCGGCTGGACAGGGACTATCTCAAGGAGATTCCCGGCGGCTTTGCCCTCACCGGCTTTGGCTCGGCGGCGTATTTTTATGCCCCCCTGTACGCCCAGCGCCTCCTCAAACGACTTGGCGGCAAATCCTGA
- a CDS encoding alpha/beta fold hydrolase, whose translation MQTITSRDGTLIAFWRGGNGPPLLLIHGAAADHTTTWRFVLLELEQRFTVYAMDRRGRGGSGDIPPYELQREAEDIATVVDSIAEPVNVIGHSYGGLCAIEAALLTANLRRLVLYEGVPLRGAELYTPGIVERLEELLKAGDVEGMLVAMYHDVVKMPPEEIELLRSQRDAWAVRLGNAPTIPREIRTEQGYTFEPERFRSMQTPTLLMVGSNSPHRELEHANGIADTLPNAQVVILPGQQHVAMHTAPEVFVSQVVQFLEK comes from the coding sequence GTGCAAACGATCACCTCCAGAGACGGTACCCTGATCGCGTTCTGGCGAGGTGGCAACGGGCCGCCACTCCTGCTGATCCACGGCGCAGCCGCGGATCATACGACTACTTGGAGATTCGTTCTACTAGAGCTCGAGCAGCGCTTCACAGTTTACGCTATGGATCGGCGTGGCCGCGGGGGCAGTGGGGATATACCCCCATATGAGCTTCAGCGTGAAGCCGAAGACATAGCCACAGTCGTTGATTCCATTGCCGAGCCCGTCAATGTAATCGGACACTCCTACGGCGGCCTCTGCGCGATTGAAGCCGCCTTGCTTACAGCAAATCTCCGCCGGCTGGTTCTCTACGAGGGGGTACCTCTCCGCGGAGCGGAGCTTTACACACCTGGCATCGTCGAGCGGCTCGAAGAATTGCTCAAGGCCGGAGACGTGGAGGGTATGTTGGTGGCCATGTATCACGATGTGGTCAAGATGCCGCCCGAGGAAATCGAGCTCTTGCGTTCCCAGCGAGACGCATGGGCTGTACGGCTAGGGAATGCGCCCACCATACCTCGTGAGATTAGGACGGAGCAGGGCTATACCTTCGAGCCCGAACGATTCAGGAGTATGCAGACGCCAACTCTTCTGATGGTAGGCAGCAACAGCCCGCACCGCGAGCTTGAGCACGCTAATGGTATAGCCGACACACTGCCGAACGCACAGGTGGTAATTCTGCCCGGGCAGCAGCATGTCGCCATGCACACGGCACCGGAGGTCTTTGTGAGTCAGGTTGTGCAATTTTTAGAAAAATGA
- the miaB gene encoding tRNA (N6-isopentenyl adenosine(37)-C2)-methylthiotransferase MiaB, producing the protein MKTNIITYGCQMNEYDTHLVRSELVSLGAEFVDTWREADFVLVNTCAVRGKPVEKVRSLLGELRKEKEKRPLLVGMMGCLAQLEEGQQMARKFEVDVLLGPGALTEIGKALEAKSRFWDLSFREELTHHLPPAPQGALSAFVSIIRGCNHHCTYCIVPTTRGPEVSRHPDLILREVEQLKASGVLEVTLLGQNVNSYGKDQPGFPSFAELLRLVAQVGIPRIKFTTSHPVNFTDDVIAAMAETPAVCRYIHLPVQSGSNRVLRRMGREYRREWYLDRIRAIREAMPDVVLSTDIIVGFPGETEEDFQETLSLYDEVRYDSAYMFIYSPRPGTPSYKHFQDLPREVKVERLQRLIEKQKDWSYRQNQRWVGQTVEVLVRGVAKDDSFAEGHTRGNHPTLVPAAQAPRPGLYLVRVQQATPHMLLGEVVGAQTPATIPLLMA; encoded by the coding sequence ATGAAAACAAACATCATCACCTACGGCTGCCAGATGAACGAATACGATACCCACCTCGTGCGAAGCGAGCTGGTCTCGCTGGGCGCGGAGTTTGTGGACACCTGGCGGGAAGCCGACTTTGTGCTGGTCAACACCTGTGCGGTGCGGGGCAAGCCTGTCGAAAAGGTGCGCTCCCTCTTGGGCGAACTGCGTAAAGAAAAAGAGAAGCGCCCCCTCTTGGTCGGCATGATGGGCTGCCTGGCCCAGCTCGAGGAGGGCCAGCAGATGGCCCGCAAGTTCGAGGTGGACGTACTCCTGGGTCCTGGCGCCCTGACCGAAATCGGTAAAGCCCTGGAAGCCAAAAGCCGCTTCTGGGATCTTAGCTTCCGCGAGGAGCTGACCCACCACCTGCCCCCTGCCCCCCAAGGGGCCCTATCGGCCTTTGTGAGCATCATCCGGGGCTGCAACCACCACTGCACCTACTGCATCGTACCCACCACCCGCGGGCCTGAGGTGAGCCGCCACCCCGACCTGATCCTGCGCGAGGTGGAGCAGCTCAAGGCCAGCGGAGTGCTCGAGGTCACCCTGCTGGGCCAGAACGTCAACTCCTACGGCAAAGACCAGCCGGGCTTCCCCAGCTTCGCCGAGCTGTTGCGCTTGGTGGCCCAGGTAGGGATTCCCCGCATAAAGTTCACCACCAGCCACCCGGTCAACTTCACCGACGACGTGATCGCCGCCATGGCCGAAACCCCCGCGGTGTGCCGCTACATCCACCTGCCGGTGCAGTCGGGTTCCAACCGGGTGCTGCGCCGCATGGGGCGGGAGTACCGGCGGGAATGGTACCTCGACCGCATCCGGGCCATCCGAGAGGCCATGCCGGACGTGGTGCTCTCCACCGACATCATCGTGGGCTTCCCCGGCGAGACCGAGGAAGACTTCCAGGAGACCCTTTCGCTCTACGACGAGGTGCGCTACGACAGCGCCTACATGTTCATCTACTCCCCCCGCCCCGGAACCCCCAGCTACAAGCACTTCCAGGATCTGCCCCGCGAGGTCAAGGTCGAGCGGCTGCAGCGCCTGATTGAGAAGCAAAAGGACTGGAGCTATCGGCAGAACCAGCGCTGGGTGGGCCAGACCGTAGAGGTGCTGGTGCGCGGGGTAGCCAAAGACGATAGCTTTGCCGAAGGCCACACCCGCGGCAACCACCCCACCCTGGTGCCCGCGGCCCAGGCCCCCCGTCCCGGCCTGTACCTGGTTCGGGTGCAGCAGGCCACCCCGCACATGCTCTTGGGTGAGGTGGTGGGGGCCCAAACGCCCGCTACCATCCCGCTCTTGATGGCTTAA
- a CDS encoding phosphotransferase enzyme family protein: protein MLLMRLGQGREAEVFAWADGYVLKLFWPEFSQEDAELEARLTQQVWLLGVPSPRVEDVLEFEGRWGLVLEWIRGVPLTEYIQANPDRLRFAAQMLGALHRQLHSKAAGHLPSQRLHLIQRIQACRLPEAQREALLQHLEQLPDGSVLCHGDFHPENVLLGEQGVFVVDWPNVTRGNPMADIARTTLLMLYSELPHDLPAREEIMHQRQYFYQTYLEHYQNFSGLDMAQLRAWMPIVAAARLRENIPHEEPRLMRLIQEGLQERSA, encoded by the coding sequence ATGTTGCTGATGCGGCTGGGACAGGGGCGCGAGGCCGAGGTGTTTGCCTGGGCCGACGGCTACGTGCTCAAACTGTTCTGGCCGGAGTTTTCGCAAGAGGATGCCGAGCTAGAAGCCCGCCTTACCCAGCAGGTCTGGCTTCTGGGAGTGCCATCACCCAGGGTGGAGGATGTGCTCGAGTTCGAGGGGCGGTGGGGGCTGGTGCTCGAGTGGATTCGGGGGGTTCCCCTGACCGAATACATCCAGGCCAATCCCGACCGACTGCGCTTTGCTGCCCAGATGCTGGGGGCCTTGCACCGCCAGCTGCACAGCAAGGCTGCCGGACACCTGCCTTCCCAGCGGCTGCACCTTATTCAGCGAATCCAGGCCTGTCGGCTGCCAGAGGCTCAGCGGGAGGCTTTGCTGCAACACCTGGAGCAGTTGCCCGACGGAAGCGTGCTCTGCCACGGCGACTTCCACCCCGAAAACGTACTGCTGGGGGAGCAGGGTGTGTTTGTGGTGGACTGGCCCAATGTGACGCGGGGCAACCCTATGGCCGACATCGCTCGAACCACCCTGCTGATGCTATACAGCGAGCTTCCGCATGACCTGCCTGCACGCGAAGAGATTATGCACCAGCGTCAGTATTTTTACCAAACCTACCTCGAGCACTACCAAAACTTTTCCGGGCTCGACATGGCCCAGCTTCGCGCTTGGATGCCAATTGTGGCCGCCGCGCGCCTGCGGGAGAACATCCCCCACGAGGAGCCCCGGCTGATGCGGCTGATTCAGGAAGGTTTGCAGGAACGTTCGGCATAG